The sequence CGGCGGCGAAATACGCCATCGACCAGGGGTTGAAGAAGCTCGCCATCATCCATGTGAACAACGACTTCGGCGTGAACATGGTGCGCGAGTTCTCATCCGCCTTCGAAAAGCTCGGCGGCACCATCACGTCCACGACCCCCTACAACGAGAAGCAGGCGAGCTACTCGGCCGAAGCGTCCGCCGCAATGGCGGGCGAACCGGAAGCGCTCTATCTCGTCAGCTATCCGGTCGACGGCGCCACCATCGCCCGCGCCTGGATCTCGCAGGGCGGACCGCAGACCTTCCTGCTGAACGACGGCATGAACTCCACCGACTTCATCGAGAGCGTCGGCGCGAAGTTCCTCGACAAAGCCTTCGGCACGTCGTCCGGCACCACGCCGACCAAGTCGACGGAATATTTCTACGGCGCCTACAAGGACTTCTCCGGCGGCATCGAGCCGAGCGCTCCGGCCGCCGACCGTTCCTACGATGCCGGCGCCATTGTCGGCCTCGCCATCGCAAAGGCAGGCTCCGCCGAAGCCGATGCGATCAAGGCCGCCATCCCGCAGGTGGTTGCCGCGGACGGCGAGCCGATCTTCGCGGGCAAGGATGAGTTCGCCAAGGCGCTTGAACTGATCAAGGCCGGCAAGCCCATCAAGTACGAAGGCGTCATCGGGCCGGTCGGCTTCGACGAATACGGCGACATCACCGGTCCGTTCCGCCTGTGGCGGATCTCGTCCGGCGAGGTCACGACCGTCGGCGAGATGTCGGCGAAAGACGTGATGAGCCTCAAGGACGAACTGGCCGGCAAGTAAGCTTGCCGCTTCCGAAAAACAAAGGGCCCGTACCGATGCCGGTACGGGCCTTTTTTATTGTCCATGCCACGGGCTCCAGGCGCCCCCGGCCGGATCTTACGCGGCAAGCCCCAGAAGCGCGCGCGCCTCGGCAACGCTCGCCGGATGGCGGCCGTATTCCGGGCAAAGATCGACGACCCGCTGCACCAGCGCAGCGTTGGAGGGCGCAAGCCGCTCCTTGTCGAGGCGCACATTGTCCTCAAGGCCGGTGCGGCAATGGCCGCCAAGCTCAAGGCTCCAGCGGTTCAGCTCGATCTGGTTGCGGCCAATGCCCGCGCCCGTCCATGTCGCCTCCGGCATCAGCCGCTTCAAGGTCTCGACATAGAATTCGAAGACCTTGCGGTCGGCAGGCATGGCATTCTTCACGCCCATCACGAACTGGACATGCAGCGGCCCCTTGAGCCGGCCATCCTTGACCATGGACGCGGCCTGGAAGACATGCGAGAGGTCGAAGGCCTCGATCTCCGGCTTGACGTTGTAGGTCAGCATTTCCGAGGCCAGCCAGTCGACGAGGTCCGGCGGGTTCTCGTAGACCCGCGTCGGGAAATTGTTGGAGCCCACCGAAAGCGACGCCATGTCGGGCGCCAGCGGCAACATGCCGCCCCGCGCCTTGCCGGCACCCGAGCGCCCGCCGGTCGACAGCTGGATGATCATGCCGGGGCAGTGCTTCTTCAGCCCCTCGACCAGCCCGGCAAAGCGCTCCGGATCGGAGGTCGGCTTGCCGTCCTCCTCGCGCACGTGGCAATGGGCGATGGTTGCTCCGGCCTCGAACGCTTCCTGCGTGCTCTCGACCTGTTCCGCAACGGTGATCGGCACCGCTGGATTGTCCGATTTCTGCGGCACGGAACCGGTGATCGCCACGCAGATGATGCAAGGTTCGGACATGGGACGCACATACCTCCTGTGAAGAAAATGCGGCTTGAGGCAAGCCGCGCCCCGGCGCCCATCCCTCCCGGACAGGCGGTTCACGGGCACCTTCGATCTGGTTAGCAGCTTCGCCGAAGATCGGCAAATGGGTGGATCAAAGCAGACCGCGCGCAGGCGTCACGACCGCTGGCAACGCGAAGTTTTCCAACCCGCCACCCACCCTGCCGCCACGCGCCAGAAGCGCAACGAGATCGGTCGCCGGCACAGGGGCGCCGAACAGGAACCCTTGCGCCACCCGGCAGCCGGCACCGGTCAGCAGCGCGACCTGCTGCTTCGTCTCCACCCCTTCCACAGTCACGCCGATATCGAGCCGTGCGGCCAGTTCCAGGATCGACGTGACGATCGATAGGCTGTGACGGTCGCTCTCCAGCGAGCGCACGAAACTGCGGTCGATCTTCAGCTCGTCCCACTGGAAACTGCGCAGATAGGACAGCGCCGAATAGCCGGTTCCGAAATCGTCGAGCGAGATCGAAACGCCGAGGGCCTTCAGTTTCTTCAGGGTCGCGATCGCCCGGCGCGTGTCCTTCATGACGACGCTTTCGGTCACTTCCAGTTTCAACCGCGACGCCGGCAAGCCGAAGCGCAACAGCACATCGGCAACGGTCTCGGCCAGATCCTCGCGCGCAAGCTGCGCCACCGACAGGTTGACCGCGACCGGCAGCTCGATGGGCAGCGCCAGCGTGTCGCGGCAGGCCTGCTCCAGGATCCGCTCGCCGATCTCGACGATCCGTCCCGACGCCTCGGCAATGGGAATGAACTCGCTGGGAGGCACCCAGCCGAGCGCCGGATGACGCCAACGGGCCAGCGCCTCGAGCCCGACGATGCGTCCGGTCAGCATGTCGACCTGAGGCTGGTAGTGGGTCGCGATGTCCCCGTCCTCCAGCGCCTGGGTGATGCCTTCCTCGATCTGGCGGCGACGTGTTGCGTCCGCGCGCATGGAAACGTCGTAGAGCTGCACGCGGCCCTTGCCGGTTGCCTTGGCATGGCTCAACGCCAGATCCGCGTTCTGCAGCATCGACGAGCCGCTCTCGTCGTCTTGCGCCAGCGCAACGCCGATCGTCGCGTTGACCACCACATTGCCGCCGCTCAGCGTATGGGCCTCGTGCAGCCCGTCGATGAGCAGCTTGCCCCTGGACACGGCCTCCTCTTCTCCGCCGGAAAGCCGGGTCAGCACCGTGAACTCGTCGCCGCCAAGCCGCGAGACCACGTCGCGCGGGCCCCAGTCGGCAACGATCCGGCGCAGCCTGTCGGCGACCGAACGCAGCAGATCGTCGCCGGACGCATGGCCGAGAATGTCGTTGACCGCCTTGAACCCGTCGAGATCGAGCGCAAGGACGGCAAGCCGTCCGCTCTCTCGCGGCCTGGCAGTCGATATCGCCTGCTCCAGCGAATCGTGGAAGGCGATGCGGTTGGGCAAACCCGTCAGCGGATCATGGCGAGCGGCGAACTCGAACTCGCGCGCTGTCTGCTCGGCTGTTGCCCTCGCCCGGCGCAGCGAGCGGGCCTGGATAGACATGAACAGCAGCAGCACGGCACCGGTACCGACCAGCACCTCAACCAGAATGTTCTGCAGCCTCTGGCGCTCGAGCAATGTGGCGCGGGTTTCGGCGGCCTCGACAAGATTGTCCATCAGCGCCTCGCCGCCGATCCGGTCGATCACGCCCACAGCCTTTTCGAGCACCGCATCGATACGCGCCAGCGCCGCCCGATCCGGCAGGGCTGCATAGTCGCTTTCGATCGATGCCACGTCCTGGGACAGTTCGTCGAGCATGGCCTTACGCCGCGGCGATGCGGCAACGAAGGCACCGAACGCCCCCGACGACCAGGTCTCGATACGGCTCGCCAGAATATTGTAGAAGAGCCAGGCCTCTTCCGCGTCCGATATGCGGCCGGTCGCTGCATATTGCGAGATGCGCTGCCGTGCCGTCATCGCGTCGACACGTCCGTTGAGCCCCGACATGGCGATGTCGTAGCGCATCGACTTGTCCACCGCCCCCCCGGTCGTCAATACCGCCTCGGCGTGCAACAGAACCGCCAGCACCAGAACCACCAGGACCGAAATGGCCAAATGGCGGAAGCGGTCACCGACGGCAGTCGCGCGCTTGAGGAGGATCGACAGGGTCATCGGCTCACTTCAACTTGATACGACGCAACTGCCAGATCGAACGGGAGTAATAGAGCTCGTTTCTCAGCTCCGGAAAGCGGTCGAAGGGATAGATGACGAAAAGCGGCCCCTTGTCGCGAACCCCGAGATAGGCACCGTCCGCCTTGAACGCCAGAAGAACGCCGTAGGCCGTCGCGTCGGATACCGGAATCTCGGTGTAGAAATTGTTGAGCGCGACACCTTCGATCATCTCGCCCTTGCTGCCGAGCTTGTCCAGAAGATCGGACAGGAGAATTCCTTCGAAGGTAACCACCTTGTCATGCCATGGCGTCGAGGTCTTGACCTTGCTGACGCCCATGGCCTCAAGATCGGCAATTGTGAAATCTCGGGATGCGTTGCCCTCGATATTGCCCTCGACTGTCAGAACGACGGGGCCGGACGCGTGGGCCGCGGGGACGGCGAGCAACCACATGCCTGCAACAAGTGACAAAAGGAACCGTGCAAGTGACATGACCGTTCTCCGTTATTGTACCTATTATTCAATCGAAAGTCGCGTTTTACTTCTTGACACCCAGCGCCGCCCCTTCGATTCAAGCGACACTATAGTACGTTCCGGAGGGAATTTTTAGATTAAATACTTGTCACCACTGCTAAATCCTTACCATTTGTTAACCATACCATCAGTGGAAAACGGAAAACCAAGGCGAGATACCGTTTCGTCAGCGAGGCAGCGGCGGCGTGAAACATTCCCGGACGCTCGTTCCAAAGCAAAACAGCCCGGATGGTTTTCCATCCGGGCTGTGGTGTTTTTGTGGTGCGGGCGCAGCGCTGTCCGGGCCAATGCCGGTCCTGATACCCCGTCGACGTGCGGCGTGGTTTGTCAGCCTGCGAGTTTAGCGACTGCTCGTTTGGCCATTACGGTGATGAGGTTTGCGCGGTATTCGGCCGAGCCGTGGATGTCGGAGATGAGGTCGTCGGCCTCGGTTGCGACGGCGGCCGCGGCCTCCGGCGTGAAGCTCTGCGACAGCGCCTGTTCCAGCCCCTCGTGGCGGAAGACGCCGTTCGACCCGGCGCCCGTCACCGCGACCCGTACCCCGTCCTCGGTGCGGGCGATGAACACGCCGGCCATCGCATAGCGCGAGGCCGGGTTCGGATACTTGGCATAGGCGCAGGCCGCGCAGGCGGGGATTTCCACCGCCGTCACGATCTCCCCCTCCTCCAGCGCCGTCTCGAACAGACCGGTGAAGAACTCCTCAGCCGCAAGCCGGCGCTTGTCGGTGACGATCGTCGCCCCCAAGGCCAGCATCGCCGAAGGATAGTCCGCCGCCGGGTCGTTGTTGGCGATCGACCCGCCGATCGTCCCGCGGTGGCGCACATGCGGATCGCCGATATGGCCGGCAAGCTCCGCAAGCCCCGGCGCCAGGCGCCGCACGCTCTGCGAGCCGGCAACCTCCGCATGGGTCGTCGCCGCCCCGATCCGCAAGGCACCGCCCGTCTCCGCGATCCCCTTCAGGTCGGCGACATGCGTCACGTCGACAAGATCGGACGGCGCCGCCAGCCGCTGCTTCATCGTCGGCAGCAAGGTCATGCCGCCAGACAGGATCTTGCCGTCCTCGCTGCCGGCGATCTTCGCCGCCGCATCGGCGACGCTCGTCGCCCGGTGATAGGTCGTCTCGTACATCCCGGTTCTCCCTCGCCCGGCAGTTCCGACCGGGCCTCTTGCTCGTCTGGTGAGGCGCCCCCGGGGCCTAGGGCCGTCCGGGAGCGCCGTCCTCAAGGATTGCGTGGGCGTCTGTTCCGCCGTGCTGCTCCGCTGCCCTATTCGGCGGCCTGTGCCGGCCGGACCGTCTTCAGCGCCGCCCACACCGCCTGCGGCGTTGCCGGCATCTCCAGCGCGTTGGTGCCGATCGCGTCGGTGATCGCGTTCATCACCGCCGGCGGCGAGCCGATCGCCCCCGCCTCGCCGCAGCCCTTCATCCCCAGCGGGTTGCCCGGGCACGCCGTCACCGTCGTCATCAGCCGGTAGGACGGCACGTCGTCGGCGCGCGGCATCGTGTAGTCCATGTAGGACGCCGACAGCAGCTGACCGTCCGCGTCATAGGACGCGTTCTCCAGCAGCGCCTGGCCGATGCCCTGCGTCAGACCGCCATGCACCTGCCCTTCCACGATCATCGGGTTGATGATCGTCCCGAAGTCGTCCGCCGCAACGAAGTCGACAATCTCGACCTTGCCCGTCTCCGGGTCCACCTCCACCTCGCACACATAGGTGCCGGCCGGGAACGTGAAGTTGGTCGGGTCGTAGAACGCCCCCTCCTTCAGGCCCGGCTCCATCCCGGCGGGCAGGTTGTGCGCCGTATAGGCGGCAAGCGCCACCTGGAAGAACGGCAGCTCCTTGTCCGTGCCGGCCACCTTGAACGTGCCGCCCTCCAGCGCGATGTCCCCTTCCGAGGCCTCAAGCAGGTGCGCTGCGATCCGCTTCGCCTTCGCCTCCACCTTGTCCAGCGCCTTGACGATCGCCGACATGCCGACCGCGCCCGAGCGCGAGCCGTAGGTGCCCATGCCGAACTGCACCTTGTCCGTGTCGCCATGCACGATCGCGACCGTGTCGAGGCCGACGCCGAACCGCTCCGCCACCAGCTGCGCAAAGGTCGTCTCGTGGCCCTGGCCATGGCTGTGCGAGCCCGTCAGCACCTCGATCGTGCCGACCGGGTTCACCCGCACCTCCGCCGATTCCCACAAGCCGACGCCCGCTCCCAGCGAGCCGACCGCCTGGCTCGGCGCAATGCCGCACGCCTCGATGTAGCAGGACAGCCCGATGCCGCGCAGCTTGCCCCGCCGCGCCGCCTCCGCCTTGCGCGCCGCAAAGCCCGCATAGTCGATCGCCGACAGCGCCGCCTCCAGCGAGGCATCGTAGTCGCCCGCGTCGTAGCACATGATCACCGGCGTCTGGTGCGGGAACGAGCGGATGAAGTTCGCCCGCCGGAACTCGGCCGGGTCCATCCCCACCTCGCGCGCCGCCGTCTCCATCATCCGTTCCAGCAGGTAGGTCGCCTCCGGCCGCCCCGCCCCGCGATACGCATCCACCGGCACCGTGTTGGTGTAGACCGTCTTCACGTTGCAGTGGATCGCCGGGATCGCATACTGGCCAGACAAGAGCGTCGCGTAGAGATAGGTCGGCACCGACGAGGAGAACAGCGACATGTAGGCGCCGAGATTCGCCACCGTCTTCACCCGAAGCCCAAGGATCCGGTTCTGCGCGTCCAGCGCCATCTCCGCTTCCGAGTAGTGGTCGCGGCCATGCGCGTCCGTCAGGAACGCCTCCGTGCGCTCGCACGTCCACTTCACCGGGACGCCCGTCTTCTTCGACGCCCACAGGCACACCATCTCTTCCGGATAGATGTAGATCTTCGACCCGAAGCCGCCGCCCACATCCGGCGCGATCACCCTGAGCTTGTGCTCCGGCGCGATGTTGTAGAAGGCCGACAGCACCAGACGCGCCACATGCGGGTTCTGCGAGGTCGTCCACAGCGTGTAGTGCTCGTCCGCCTCGTCGTACTGGGCAAGGGCCGCGCGCGGCTCCATCGGGTTCGGCACCAGCCGGTTGTTGCGGATCTCCATCCGCGTCACATGCGCCGCAGAGGCGAAGGCCGCCTCGGTGGCGGCCGCATCGCCGATCTCCCAGTCGTAGATCAGGTTGCCCGGCGCTTCCTCGTGCAGCTGCGGCGCGCCGTCCTTCAGCGCGTCCAGCGCATCCACCACCGCGGGCAGCGGCTCGTACTCGACCTCCACCGCATCGGCGGCATCGCGCGCCTGGCCCCGCGTCTCGGCGATCACCACCGCCACCGCCTGGCCGACATGGCGCACATGCTCGCTCTCCAGCGCCCGCCAGGCGCCCATCTTCATCGGGCTGCCGTCCTTCGAGTGGATCATCCAGCCGCAGATCAGGTTGCCCACCCCGTCCGCAACCAGTTCCTGCCCGCTCAGCACCGCGATCACGCCCGGCATGGCCCGGGCCGCATCCGCATCGATCGACACCACCTTCGCATGAGCATGGGGCGAGCGCACGAACACCGCATGCGCCATGCCCGCCACCGTCATGTCGTCCGTGTAGCG comes from Stappia sp. 28M-7 and encodes:
- a CDS encoding xanthine dehydrogenase family protein subunit M, whose protein sequence is MYETTYHRATSVADAAAKIAGSEDGKILSGGMTLLPTMKQRLAAPSDLVDVTHVADLKGIAETGGALRIGAATTHAEVAGSQSVRRLAPGLAELAGHIGDPHVRHRGTIGGSIANNDPAADYPSAMLALGATIVTDKRRLAAEEFFTGLFETALEEGEIVTAVEIPACAACAYAKYPNPASRYAMAGVFIARTEDGVRVAVTGAGSNGVFRHEGLEQALSQSFTPEAAAAVATEADDLISDIHGSAEYRANLITVMAKRAVAKLAG
- a CDS encoding molybdopterin-dependent oxidoreductase, yielding MSLARFLLSLVAGMWLLAVPAAHASGPVVLTVEGNIEGNASRDFTIADLEAMGVSKVKTSTPWHDKVVTFEGILLSDLLDKLGSKGEMIEGVALNNFYTEIPVSDATAYGVLLAFKADGAYLGVRDKGPLFVIYPFDRFPELRNELYYSRSIWQLRRIKLK
- a CDS encoding bifunctional diguanylate cyclase/phosphodiesterase, which encodes MTLSILLKRATAVGDRFRHLAISVLVVLVLAVLLHAEAVLTTGGAVDKSMRYDIAMSGLNGRVDAMTARQRISQYAATGRISDAEEAWLFYNILASRIETWSSGAFGAFVAASPRRKAMLDELSQDVASIESDYAALPDRAALARIDAVLEKAVGVIDRIGGEALMDNLVEAAETRATLLERQRLQNILVEVLVGTGAVLLLFMSIQARSLRRARATAEQTAREFEFAARHDPLTGLPNRIAFHDSLEQAISTARPRESGRLAVLALDLDGFKAVNDILGHASGDDLLRSVADRLRRIVADWGPRDVVSRLGGDEFTVLTRLSGGEEEAVSRGKLLIDGLHEAHTLSGGNVVVNATIGVALAQDDESGSSMLQNADLALSHAKATGKGRVQLYDVSMRADATRRRQIEEGITQALEDGDIATHYQPQVDMLTGRIVGLEALARWRHPALGWVPPSEFIPIAEASGRIVEIGERILEQACRDTLALPIELPVAVNLSVAQLAREDLAETVADVLLRFGLPASRLKLEVTESVVMKDTRRAIATLKKLKALGVSISLDDFGTGYSALSYLRSFQWDELKIDRSFVRSLESDRHSLSIVTSILELAARLDIGVTVEGVETKQQVALLTGAGCRVAQGFLFGAPVPATDLVALLARGGRVGGGLENFALPAVVTPARGLL
- a CDS encoding ABC transporter substrate-binding protein — encoded protein: MSKLKWTSALAGGVLAALAAGSAAQACEVTVGLVLELTGPAGQYGQAGAKSVEMAFRDLNDAGGVLDGCKLVTDTRDSQSQGNVAVDQATQLVNIKKVPVVIGGIISSVSIPILTSVTAPAGVVQVSPASSSPTLTQLARDGKSGGYFFRTITSDALQGTAAAKYAIDQGLKKLAIIHVNNDFGVNMVREFSSAFEKLGGTITSTTPYNEKQASYSAEASAAMAGEPEALYLVSYPVDGATIARAWISQGGPQTFLLNDGMNSTDFIESVGAKFLDKAFGTSSGTTPTKSTEYFYGAYKDFSGGIEPSAPAADRSYDAGAIVGLAIAKAGSAEADAIKAAIPQVVAADGEPIFAGKDEFAKALELIKAGKPIKYEGVIGPVGFDEYGDITGPFRLWRISSGEVTTVGEMSAKDVMSLKDELAGK
- a CDS encoding xanthine dehydrogenase family protein molybdopterin-binding subunit, with product MAGSVEGIGARVQRREDKRFITGKGRYTDDMTVAGMAHAVFVRSPHAHAKVVSIDADAARAMPGVIAVLSGQELVADGVGNLICGWMIHSKDGSPMKMGAWRALESEHVRHVGQAVAVVIAETRGQARDAADAVEVEYEPLPAVVDALDALKDGAPQLHEEAPGNLIYDWEIGDAAATEAAFASAAHVTRMEIRNNRLVPNPMEPRAALAQYDEADEHYTLWTTSQNPHVARLVLSAFYNIAPEHKLRVIAPDVGGGFGSKIYIYPEEMVCLWASKKTGVPVKWTCERTEAFLTDAHGRDHYSEAEMALDAQNRILGLRVKTVANLGAYMSLFSSSVPTYLYATLLSGQYAIPAIHCNVKTVYTNTVPVDAYRGAGRPEATYLLERMMETAAREVGMDPAEFRRANFIRSFPHQTPVIMCYDAGDYDASLEAALSAIDYAGFAARKAEAARRGKLRGIGLSCYIEACGIAPSQAVGSLGAGVGLWESAEVRVNPVGTIEVLTGSHSHGQGHETTFAQLVAERFGVGLDTVAIVHGDTDKVQFGMGTYGSRSGAVGMSAIVKALDKVEAKAKRIAAHLLEASEGDIALEGGTFKVAGTDKELPFFQVALAAYTAHNLPAGMEPGLKEGAFYDPTNFTFPAGTYVCEVEVDPETGKVEIVDFVAADDFGTIINPMIVEGQVHGGLTQGIGQALLENASYDADGQLLSASYMDYTMPRADDVPSYRLMTTVTACPGNPLGMKGCGEAGAIGSPPAVMNAITDAIGTNALEMPATPQAVWAALKTVRPAQAAE
- a CDS encoding 3-keto-5-aminohexanoate cleavage protein — encoded protein: MSEPCIICVAITGSVPQKSDNPAVPITVAEQVESTQEAFEAGATIAHCHVREEDGKPTSDPERFAGLVEGLKKHCPGMIIQLSTGGRSGAGKARGGMLPLAPDMASLSVGSNNFPTRVYENPPDLVDWLASEMLTYNVKPEIEAFDLSHVFQAASMVKDGRLKGPLHVQFVMGVKNAMPADRKVFEFYVETLKRLMPEATWTGAGIGRNQIELNRWSLELGGHCRTGLEDNVRLDKERLAPSNAALVQRVVDLCPEYGRHPASVAEARALLGLAA